GCGGGTCAGGTATTCGTTGGCCGAGTAGACCCCGATGAGGCTCTCGCCGGGGATGTCCATGAACCGGGGCAGGCCAGCGCCCACCCCGATGAACACCGCGTCGAAGCCCTGGTCCAGGAGTTCGCGCACCAGAATGGTCTTGCCGCCCACCCAGTTGGTCTTGAACTCCACGTCCAGCGCGCGCATGGCGTCCACCTCGCGGCGCACCACGTCCTTGGGCAGCCGGAACTCCGGGATGCCGTAGATGAGCACGCCGCCCAGCTCGTGCAGGGCCTCGTAGACCGTGACCTTCACGCCCAGGGCGGAGAGATAGCCCGCCACGGTCAGGCTGGAGGGGCCGGAGCCGATGCAGGCCACGCGTATCTCCCGGGGCAGCGCGCAGGTGGTCTCGCCGGTGAGCTGCATGCAGCCGTTCTCGGCGGCGAAGGAGTCGGCCACGTAGCGCTCCAGGCGGCCGATGGCCACGGGCTCGCCCTTCTTGCCCAAAATGCAGGAACCCTCGCACTGGACTTCCTGGGGGCAGACGCGGCCGCAGACGGCTGGCAGGGAGTTAGTCTGGCGCAGAACCCGGTAGGCCCCGTCGCGATCGCCCGCCCGCAGCCGGGCGATGAAGCCCGGGATGTCGATCTCCACGGGGCAGCCCTTGCGGCAGAGCGGGGTCTTGCATTGCAGGCAGCGGGACGCCTCCAGGGCGGCCAGCTCGGCCGTGTAGCCCAGGGTCACTTCCAGAAAGTTCCGGGCCCGCACGAACGGCGGCTGCTCGGGCATGGGCGTGCGCGGGGTCTTGGGCTTCTTGGGGGTCTTGGTCTTCTCGTTCATGAGCGGGCCTTGAATTGGTCGAAGGACTGTTTCTCCTCGCAGCGGAACTGACCGAGGCGCATCCGCAGCTCCTGGAAGTCCACGGCGTGGCCGTCGAACTCCGGGCCGTCCACGCAGGCGAAGCGCACGTGGCCGTCCACCGTGCAGCGGCAGGCGCCGCACATGCCGATGCCGTCCACCATGATGGAGTTCAGGCTCACCGTGGTCTTGACCCCGAAGGGCTTGGTGACCTTGGCCACGGCCTCCATCATGGGCACCGGGCCGATGGCCACGACCTCCTCGATGTCCTTGTCCTCCTCCAGGCGCTTCTGGAGAACCTCGGTGACGAAGCCCTTGTGGCCCCGGCTGCCGTCGTCCGTGGCGATGAGCACCTCGGGGCAGAAGGAGCCGAGTTCGTCGCAGAACAGGAGCAGATCCTTGTTGCGGGCGCCGATGACCGCCACCACCCGGTTGCCCGCCTCGTGGTGGCCCTTGGCGATGTGGTGCATGGCCGCGATGCCCGTGCCGCCGCCCACGCAGATCACGGCCTTGCGCTTCTCGATGTGCGTGGGCCGTCCCAGGGGGCCGCAGACGTCCAGGATGTTCTGGCCTTCCTGAAGGGTGGCCAGCAGGGCCGTGGACTTGCCGACCACGAGAAAGACGATGGTGATGGTCCCGGCGGCCGGGTCGCGGTCCGCGATGGTCAGCGGAATCCGTTCGCCGTGGTCGTTGACGCGCAGGATGACGAAGTTTCCGGGCCGGGCCTTTGCGGCGATCATGGGCGCGTCCACGACCATGAGCACGGTCTGTCCCGGAATGAGATCCTTCCTCTTGACGATGCGGTAGGGCATGCGGCTCCCCTCGTTTGGCTGAACTGCCCGGCCGAACGCGGCTCGGGGTGCGGAAAGATACTCCCGCCGCCGGGCTCTTGTCAAAAAGCCGAAAGGCCTTTATAAACAACAGGTACAGGATCGCCATGATCCCCGAAAAGCCAACTCCCACGGATGGGAGGCGGAAAACCACGGGTCCTTCAGGAATGAGCGCGACGGTTTCGTCGCGGGGACGGCCGGGCTGCCGAGAGAGGCGCGTCCGGCCTTTTTTGCGTCCTGAGGCCAACGAGAAGGAGCAACCCGTGACCCCAGCAGTCGGCGGCGCCGCCGGCCAGGCCCTGCGTCAGTATCAGGCCGTCGAACGACGGGACTCCGTCCTGTCCGACGCCCTGCGCGGCGCCACGATCACGGCCCGTTCGCTGGGATTTTCCCTGGGTTCCCTGGGGGTTTCCTACGAGTCCGCCGACGTCTCCCTGCAGAGTGCCCCCGATCCGGGACAGACCCGTGCGCGACGCGCCTTCCAGGGAGCCATGGAGGCCGACGGACTGTACGAGGCCCTGCTCGTCCAAGGGGGAATCACGGAGACCACGCCCGGCAGCCGGAGCGGCCCCTCGCTCCGCCGCCAGGGCTTGGCCGCCTATGCCGCCCAGGCCTCCGACGGAACGTCGGCCGGTGTCTCCATGCTCAGCGTCGTGGTTTGAGCGAGCGGTGTTTCCGAGGAGGAACACATGTAATTTTCTTCATGCCGTCAGCGTCCCTGTGCCAGAAGGCCACCTTCGGATCCCTCGGGAGGGGAGACGATGGAGGCTGCCATGCATTGATCCCTTCCCGCGGCCAGGGGCCGCGCCCCCAACGTCCCTTTCGGCGATTCCTTGAATTGCATCCTGACGACCCTCCGCGCTCCTCCCGCGCGGGGGCAGCAGAAGGAAACGTGCATGGCGCTCTCAAGCATCTGCGGCGGAAGCGAGATCACGAGCCTGCTCTCACTCGCCCAATCCGCCCACATGGACAAATCGGACGCCGACCAGGCGGGCCGGTTGTTCAAGGAAAAGGACACGGACGGCAGCGGCGGCTTGTCCATCGACGAAATGCGTTGCAGCCAGGAGATGTTCGACCGCTTCGACACCAACAAGGACGGCGTGGTCTCTCCGGCGGAGTTCCAGGAGGGACTCAAGCAGCAGCGCAAGGAGGCCGCGGGGCAGGCCGCCGAGGGCGAGATGAACCGCAACGCCTTCCTGGGCCGCATCCAGAGCGGCATGGGCCAGAACGGCGACGGCCCCGAGGCCCGGATGGCCTCCGACATGCTGGACCAGTACGACAGCGACGGCGACGCCTCCCTCTCCGCCGAAGAGACGGGCCTGAGCGCTGAAGAATTGGCGGCCTACGACACCGACGGCGACGGCCTGCTCTCCTCCAGCGAGATCCAGGCCGGACTCAAGGCCGACCACGAGACCATGATGGAGCAGGGCGACAACGACCTGGCCCAGCGCATCATGGGCGAACTGGACGCCGACGACGACGGCTCCCTGAGCACCGGCGAACTGGGCTCCGACACCTCCATCTCGGCCTTCGACACCAACGGCGACGGCCAGGTGAGCGCGGAGGAGCTGGTGGCCGGGCTCAAGAGCCGGCGCGAGGAGATGGCCGCCCAGATGGGCGCGCCCACCCAGACCGCCGATTCCGGAGAAACCACCACGGCTTCGACCGACGCGGCATCCGGCTCCGGCGGCTCCGGCGGTTCGTCCTCCTCGTCCACGGACGAGATGGACACCAACGGCGACGGAACGGTCAGCATGGAGGAGTTCCTGGCCTGGATGGAGAAGCACGGCAACGCCCAGGCGGGCGGGTCCGCCTCGCTGTCCGGCAACCTCTTCCTGAAGGCCCTCTCAGCCTACAAGGAGCAGGCCGACTCGACCATATACTCCATCTTCGGGGACACCATCGGCAGCGGGCTGGCAGCCACGGCCTGAACATCGCCGCGAAACACGGGGGGCTTCGGCCCCCTTTTTTTCGTTCTCTATTGAGAGCGAAAATCGTTTTCATTGACACTTCCCGAACCGAGTCTTATCCAGACACGATGGACACGACGCAAAAACAACACGCCCGCGTCACGGGAATGCATTGCGCGGCCTGCTCGGCCCGCGTGGAGCGGGGGGTCGCCGCCCTGCCCGGCGTGGCCTCGGCCCAGGTCAACCTGGCCGCCGAGAGCCTGGATGTGAGCTGGGATCCCGCCGCGCTTCGGCCCGAGGACATCAAGGCCGCCGTGGAGGACATGGGCTACGGGCTGGAATTCGCCCCGTCCGAGAGCCGCCTCGACCTGCGGGTCACGGGTATGCACTGCGCGGCCTGTTCGGCCCGCGTGGAGCGGACCGTGGCCGCCCTGCCGGGCGTGACCTCGGCCCAGGTCAATCTCGCAGCCGAAACCGCGGGCATCCTCTACGATCCGGCGTCCATCGGCCCTCGGGCCATCCGCGAGGCCATCCGCGAAGCGGGTTACGGCACGGAGGCCCTGGCCGGAACCTCGGACTTCGAGAAGCACCGCCAGGAAACCCTCGAACGGGTGCGCGCCCAGGGCCGGGCCCTGATTCCGGCCTTCGCCCTGGCCCTGCCCGTGTTCCTCCTCTCCATGGGCCACATGATGGGCCTGACGCTGCCCGCCTTCCTGGCCCCGGACAGCGCGCCCCTGACCTTCGCCCTGGTCCAGGCCGCGCTCACCGCGCCGGTGCTCTGGATCGGCCGCAACTTCTACCGCTTCGGCATCCCGGCCCTGCTCCGCCGGGCCCCGAACATGGACTCCCTGGTGGCCCTGGGCACCGGGGCGGCCTTTCTCTACAGCCTCTGGAACACCCTGGAGATCGCCCTGGGCCGCCACGAGCTGGCCCACGACCTCTATTTCGAGTCCGCGGCCGTGCTCGTCACGCTCATCTCCCTGGGCAAGTACCTGGAGGCCCGCTCCAAGCTGAAGACCACCGACGCGGTGCGCGCGCTCATGGACCTGGCCCCACGCACGGCCACCCTGCTGCGGGACGGCGCGCAGGTGGAAGTGCCGGTGGACGAGCTGGAGCCCGGCGACGAACTCGTGGTCAAGCCCGGCGAACGCATCCCCGTGGACGCCCGCATTCTCAAGGGCTCCACGCGCATCGACGAATCCATGCTCACCGGCGAGCCCCTGCCCGCGGCCCGGGCCGAGGGCGACGCCGTGGTGGGCGGCACCCTGAACACCACCGGCGCGCTCACCCTGCGCGCCGAGCGCGTGGGCCAGGACACCATGCTGGCCCGCATCGTGCGCCTCGTGCAGGAGGCCCAGGGCTCCAAGGCCCCCATCGCCAACCTGGCCGACCGCGTGTCCTACTATTTCGTGCCCGCGGTCATGGCCGTGGCCGCCCTGGCCTTCCTCGGCTGGCACCTCTCCGGGGCCGGATTCGATTTCTCCCTGCGCGTCTTCGTGGCCGTCATGGTCATCGCCTGCCCCTGCGCCATGGGCCTGGCCGTGCCCACCTCGATCATGGTCGGCACGGGCCGGGGCGCGCAGCTCGGCGTGCTCATCAAGAGCGGCGGGGCCTTGCAGAAGGCCGGGGAGATCACGGCCGTGGTCTTCGACAAGACCGGCACCCTGACCCACGGCAAGCCCGAACTCACGGACCTGGAAGTCCTGCCCGAGGCCGGCATTTCCGAGGCCGAGGCCCTGACCCTGGCGGGCTCGGCCGAAAGCCTCTCCGAGCACCCCCTGGCCAAGGCCGTGACCGCCTCGGCCCAGACGCGCGGCGCGGCCCTCTCCGAGCCGGAGTCCTTCGAGTCGGTCACGGGCCGGGGCGTGCGCGCCCGGGTGATGGGCCGCAGCCTCCTGCTGGGCAACCGCGCTCTGCTCACCGAGGCCGGGGTCGCTATCCCGCCGGAGATGGACTCTCTGTCAACGCGCTTTTCCGGGCAGGCCCGCACGGCCCTGCATCTGGCCGTGGATGGCCGGGCGGCCGCCGTGCTGGCCGTGGCCGACAAACTCAAGGACGAAGCCCCCGAGGTGGTGGCTCGGCTCAAGGCCCTGGGTTTCTCGGTGGTCATGCTCACCGGCGACGACGAAATCACGGCCCAAGCCGTGGCCCGCGAGGCCGGCATCGAAGAGGTGGTGGCCGGGGTCCTGCCCGACCGCAAGGCCGCCGAGATCGAGAAGCTGCAACAGCGGGGCCTGGTCACGGCCATGGCCGGAGACGGCATCAACGACGCCCCGGCCCTGGCCCGCGCGGATTTGGGAGTGGCCATGGGCTCGGGCATTGACGTCGCCGTGGAATCCGGCGACATTGTGCTCATGACCGGCGATCTGCGCGGCGTGCTCACCGCCCTGGGCCTGAGCCGGGCGACCCTGCGCAACATCCGCCAAAACCTGTTTTGGGCCTTCGCCTTCAACACCGTGGGCATCCCGGTGGCGGCCGGAGTCCTGCACGCCTTCGGCGGTCCCACGCTCTCGCCCATGATCGCGGGCACGGCCATGGCGCTCAGTTCGGTTTTCGTGGTCAGCAACGCCCTGCGGCTGCGGTTTTTCCGCCCCGGGGACCAATAGGAGGATGCACGCATGGCAGAGAAGAAGATCGTGGTCAAAGGCATGAGCTGCGGCCATTGCGCCGGGGCCGTGACCAAAACCCTGGAAACCACCGAGGGCATCAGGAATGTGAAGGTGAACCTGGCCACCGGTGAAGTGACCTACGAAGAGGTCAATCCCGTGGACGCGGCCACCATCAGCGCGAAGATCAAGAAGGCCGGGTACGAGGTCGCCGGCTGAGCAAAGTCAACGGATATCAATGGACCATTGACGGGGGCGCCGAGGCGCCCCCGTCGCTTTTTGTCGACCACGTTCCAGTTTTTGTTGCGTACAGTCGCCTGATCCCGCTATTCTCCATTTCATGGAAAACTCATCCCCCCAGCGACTCTGGCACCGTCTTGAGGCCAATGAAACCCTCACGGCATTGGACAGTTCCATCGAGGGCCTGACCCCACAGGAAGCCGAGGCCCGGCTCGGCGCATACGGACCAAACATCCTCGCCGAGCAGGACGGAATCAACTATGCCGCCATCCTGCTCGGACAAGTCGCGAATCCCCTCATCTTCATCCTGCTGATCGCCGCCGGAGTGACCGCCGCCATGGGGGAAGTCATCGATTCCGGCGTGATCATCGCCATCCTGGTCATCAACGGGCTCATCGGATTCTTCCAGGAGATCCGCGCGGAACAAAGCGTGCGGGCGTTGCGGCGCATGGTCAATCCCCGCGTGCATGTGGTCCGCGGGGGCCGTGAGATGGAGATCGACGGCTCCCTCCTCGTGCCTGGAGATGTAGTGCTCCTTGTTTCCGGGGTGCTCGTCCCGGCGGATCTTCGCCTGCTGCAGACCGTCGAGCTGCGCGTGGACGAATCCATGCTGACCGGGGAATCGCTCCCGGCGGAAAAGAACCCTGAACGGCTGGAGGAGGAGAACCTGCCTCCGGGCGATCAGCGGAACATGGCCTTCATGGGCACTATCGTCAGCGGGGGAAGGGCCCGAGGCCTCGTCGTGCGCACGGGAGCGTCGACGGTTCTCGGAGGCATCGCGGGGGATATCCGCGGCATCGGCACCGTGCGGGCTCCCATCCAGGAGAAGATCGCGCGCTTCGGCCACCTCATCGGCTATGTGGTCATGGCGGCCTCGGCACTGCTGTTCATGCTGGGGATCGGCGTGGGCGAATCCCTGCGCGACATGTTCATGACCGCCGTCGCCGCGGCCGTGGCGGCCGTGCCCGAAGGCCTGCCCATCGTCGTCACCGTCGCCCTGGCCGTGGGCGTCGGACGCATGGCCCGGGCCAAGGCCATCGTGCGCAAGCTCCCCGCCGTCGAAACCCTCGGCAGCGCCACGGTGATCTGCACGGACAAGACCGGCACGCTCACTATGAACGAAATGACCGTCCGGAAAATATTCGACGGAAGCCGCCACTGGGTCGCGGAGGGCACCGGATACGATCCGGCGGGCGCGCTTCAATTTGAAAGCGGGCCGGACTCCGACCGGGAGGATCTCCTGCGCCTCCTGCGCGTCGGCCTGCTGTGCAACGAATCATCCCTGATCATGGAGGACGATCGCTACACGATCCGGGGCGACCCGACCGAAGGGGCGCTCATCGTCTCCGCGCTCAAGGCAGGCCTCTCCCTGGACGGCGAGCAGACGGCTCACCCCCAACTGGCGCTGCTGCCCTTCGAGTCCGAACGAGGATACATGGCGACCCTGCATCTGCAGGGGAACCGGAAGACGCTTTTCGTCAAAGGCGGGCTCGACCGACTCATGGACCTTTGTCCGGAATGCTCACGGGCGGGCTCGCTCCGCGGGACGCTGACGCGCATCGCCGGGGAGTTCGCCCGGGAAGGATTGCGCGTTTTGGCCTTCGCCGTGAAGGACATGCCCCCGGAGACCCTGACGGTGACGGAGAAGGATGTCACCGGCGGCATGACCTTTCTCGGGCTCCAGGGCATGATCGATCCGCCCCGCCCCGAAGCCCTGGAGGCTGTTTCCGGCTGCCTGCGTTCGGGCATACGCGTCCTGATGATCACCGGCGACCACGCGGACACGGCCCTGGCCGTGGCCCGGCAGCTGGGCATCGCCCGCGAGGGGGACCAGGCGCTCACGGGCCGGGAGCTGGCGGTCATGGCCGACGACGAACTGATCCTCCGCCTGAACGATACGGCGGTATTCGCCCGCATCGCTCCGGAACACAAGCTCCGGATAGTGGAACGACTCAAGGCCAGGGGCGAGATCGTCGCCGTGACCGGAGACGGAGTCAACGACGCCCCGGCCCTCAAGGCCGCCCACATCGGCATCGCCATGGGACGGACGGGAACGGACGTGGCCAAGGAGGCCGCCGACATGATCCTGGCCGACGACAACTTCGCCTCCATCTACCGCGCCGTGGGCGAGGGACGGGTAGTCTTCGACAATCTGCGCAAGGCCGTCTTCTTCCTGATACCGACGGGCATCGCGGCCATATGGTCGATCCTGGTCACGGTGCTGCTCGGCATCCCGATGCCCTACCTCCCGGCCCAGATTCTCTGGATCAACCTGGTGACGAACGGCCTGCAGGATGTTTCCCTGGCCTTCGAGCCCGGCGACCCCGACGCGCTGAACCGCCCCCCGAGACCTCCCAGGGAGCCGGTGATGAGTTCCCTGCTCTGGCAACGCACCGTGCTGGTGAGCATCGTCATCTCGGTGGGCGTGATCCTCGTCTATCTCGGCGCTCGGGCCGCCGGAGCGGAACTGGACAGGGCCAGGACCCTGGCCATGACCACCATGGTCTTCTTCCAGTTCTTCCAGGCGTGGAACTCGCGTTCCGAGACCCGTTCGGTATTCTCCATTCCGGCCTTCTCCAATCCACTGCTCTTCGGCAGCATGGTTCTCGCGACCCTGGCCCAGATCGCCGCGGTATACGCCCCGCCGCTGCAATGGGTCTTCCGGACCACTCCTCTCTCGCTGCCGGACTGGATGCTTGTCCTGGCAGTCAGCGCCAGCGTGATATTCGTGGTGGAAATCGACAAGGCGCTTCGGCGCAGATACGGCATCATGAAAAGCAGTTAGGGGGAGGTGGTTCGGATGCGCTCTGCGCGACCCGGCAACCGCGACCGGCGGCGCCAGAGCCGTATCGCCCGTTCAAGACGCAGACGGCCATACGGCAGAGAGCGAGGCCTCGGTTCCGGCGTTTTTCCAACCGAAATCCGGTCCGCCAGGTCGCCTCACACCCCTACCGATCCCCGCAAAAAAACTATAAGGTGGCTGCGGATTGCATCGCCGTCCGCCCTTGCAGCCCGGAAACCATGCACAAAAAAGGAACCCCGATGCCCAGGTACGATCTGGTCCGCAGCGTCCGCGCGGCGGGTTGAGCCGCCAAGATTCCTCCCGGGGATCTGGAGGAAGCGCTCGCCGGGCTGTCCAAGAGCCCTGACCCACGCATCCTCGCCGGAGCAGGAGGAGAGCATGAGGACGCCTGCGTCCTTTCGTTCCCGCCGGGCAAGGCCCTGGTCCAGACCGTGGACTTCCTCACGCCCCTGGTGAACGATCCCTACGAATTCGGCCGCATCGCGGCGGCCAACTCCCTCTCCGACGTCTACGCCATGGGCGGCGAACCATGGTCGGCCATGAACATCGTCTGCTTCCCCCAGGGCAAGATGCCCTCCTGGGTGCTCCAGGACATCCTGCGCGGCGGCCGCGACGCGGTGCTGGAGGCCGGGGCGGCCCCGGCCGGAGGCCACAGCGTGACCGACGACGAACTGAAATTCGGTCTGGCCGTGTCCGGCGTCGTGGATCCCGGGCGTGTGGCGGTCAAGGGCGGCCTGCGGCCCGGCGACCTGCTCGTCCTGACAAAGCCCCTGGGCATCGGCGTGCTGGCCACGGCGGTCAAGGCCGACTGGCAGGGCTGCGCCGAATTCGAACGGACCATCGTGCGCTGGTGCTCCCGGCTGAACGCGGCCGGGGCCCGGGTCATCCGAGAGCTGGGGCTCGTCGCGGCCACGGACGTCACCGGCTTCGGCCTGGGCGGGCACGCCCTGGAGATGGCCCGCTCCTCGCGCCTAGCCGTGGAGTTGCGCGTGGCCGACGCCCCCTTCCTGGACCACGTGCGGGAACTGGCGGGCATGGGCCTCATGCCCGCGGGCAGCCTCTGCAACCGCAGGCACTACGCCCCGTTCACCGAGGTCGCGTCGGACCTGGACTCCCTGTCGGCGGACCTGATCTTCGACGCCCAGACCTCGGGCGGCCTGCTCCTGGGCGTGCCCGAGGACCGGCTGGAACGGGCGCGGACCATGCTTCTGGATGCCGGGGATCTGGCCGTGGTCGTCGGCCGCGCCGTGCCCGCCGAGGCAGGTCGTCCGTCCCTGCGCCTCGTCTGAGTTCCGAAAAGGCTTGCCGTAAACCCCGCTTCGACGCATTATTCCAGCATGCGTCCCCTGTTCCGCGAGCCCATCGACACCATCCTCTCCCCATTCCAGAGGTTCTTCCACACCTCCGCGTCCAGCGGCCTGCTCCTGGTGACGGCCACGATCGCGGCGCTCGTCTGGGCCAACTCGCCCTGGGCCGGGGACTACCACGCGCTCTGGGCCATGCCTCTGAGCGTCGGCCTGGGCGGCGCACTGCTGGCCAAGCCGCTGCTGCTTTGGATCAACGACGGGATCATGGCCATGTTCTTCTTCGTGGTGGGCCTGGAAATCAAGCGCGAGTTCCTGGTGGGTGAACTGGCCTCGCCCCGGCAGGCCCTCCTGCCCATCGCCTCGGCCGTGGGCGGCATGCTCGTCCCGGCGGCGCTCTTCTGGGTCTGCAACCAGGGCTCCCCGCACGCGGACGGATGGGGCGTACCCATGGCCACGGACATCGCCTTCGCCCTCGGCGTGCTCTCCCTGCTCGGTCGCCGCGTCCCGGCGACGCTCAAGATATTCCTCACGGCCGTGGCCATCGTGGACGACATCGGCGCGGTGCTGGTCATAGCCCTGTTCTACACCGGAACCATCCACTGGACCTTCCTTGGCCTGGGCCTGCTCCTGCTCGGCTGCATGGCCGGAGCCAACGCCCTGGGGGTGCGCGCCAGCGGGATATACCTCGTCCTGGGTTGCGCCCTCTGGCTGGCCTTCCTCAAGTCCGGGGTGCACGCCACCGTGGCCGGAGTTCTGGCGGCCATGACCATCCCGGCGCGTCCCCGTCTGGGCGGCGGAGCCTACGTCGGCAGGGTACGCGATCTGATTGAAGATTTCCGCCAAGCCAACCGCAACGGCCAGGGCATGCTGGCCAATCCTCGGCGGCACAGAATCCTTCTGGCCCTGCGCCGGGCCGGACGCGACGCCGAGACGCCCCTGCAACGTCTGGAGGCCCGCCTGCATCCCTGGATGGCTCTGGCGGTCATGCCCCTCTTCGCCCTGGCCAACGCGGGCGTGGACCTCTCCGGCGACATGGGCCGCACCCTGGCCCAGCCCCTGTCCCTGGGCATCCTGGCCGGACTGCTCCTGGGCAAGCCAGTGGGCGTGGCGCTCACGGCCCTGGTTCTGACGCGCACGGGTCTCGCGGCGGCCCCCGCCGGAACGACGGCCCGCCATCTGCTCGGCGCGGGCTGTCTGGCGGGCATCGGCTTCACCATGTCCATCTTCATCGCCGGGTTGGCCTTCAACGACCCCGGGGCCGAAACCCTGGCCAAAACCGCCGTGCTGGCCGCGT
This is a stretch of genomic DNA from Desulfovibrio aminophilus DSM 12254. It encodes these proteins:
- the nhaA gene encoding Na+/H+ antiporter NhaA — translated: MRPLFREPIDTILSPFQRFFHTSASSGLLLVTATIAALVWANSPWAGDYHALWAMPLSVGLGGALLAKPLLLWINDGIMAMFFFVVGLEIKREFLVGELASPRQALLPIASAVGGMLVPAALFWVCNQGSPHADGWGVPMATDIAFALGVLSLLGRRVPATLKIFLTAVAIVDDIGAVLVIALFYTGTIHWTFLGLGLLLLGCMAGANALGVRASGIYLVLGCALWLAFLKSGVHATVAGVLAAMTIPARPRLGGGAYVGRVRDLIEDFRQANRNGQGMLANPRRHRILLALRRAGRDAETPLQRLEARLHPWMALAVMPLFALANAGVDLSGDMGRTLAQPLSLGILAGLLLGKPVGVALTALVLTRTGLAAAPAGTTARHLLGAGCLAGIGFTMSIFIAGLAFNDPGAETLAKTAVLAASLAAGLLGWLVLRGLPEGPAEPTENTH